The following are encoded together in the Penicillium digitatum chromosome 3, complete sequence genome:
- a CDS encoding Serine/threonine protein kinase, putative yields MRPPTQTVDHHHTLTRGKLSVEHRFNGIAIKNDHLPRLESVPTEEQPLLSRDSTPSRSSFLSPDLSFRDKYGRSRHMVHYGSNSTTRLHESKIKKGSKNPFVAIKVYRRSILRGPPSASHSTSLHPSHPNILPILDILHNERRELCLVMPYCAGGDLNSLLSRKGPLPTQEADCIITQILRALAFLHDHGTTHRDVRLETVLLTANGAVKLAGFGDGHVRRIWEESAEARAGGMLPSQTQPPTQSIWSLALSWPLILICRSYRQRSESSSGNRSQALMANSPTASFVGMRLPYIPPEEFKLHVPPYCHGDHSHRGECDSRPADVWATAIVYMALVTDRILWRSARPHQEDGRYLDYLHSRCGEDGYPPIETLGQVGYSMVWGPGAEERSLKS; encoded by the coding sequence ATGCGTCCACCCACCCAGACCGTTGATCATCATCACACCTTGACCCGAGGGAAGCTCTCAGTTGAACACCGGTTCAATGGTATTGCGATTAAGAACGACCATCTACCCCGGTTGGAATCAGTCCCAACAGAGGAGCAACCCTTGTTAAGCCGAGACTCAACGCCATCAAGATCTTCGTTCCTATCGCCCGACCTCTCCTTCAGAGACAAATACGGCCGTTCTCGCCACATGGTGCACTATGGTTCAAACAGCACAACCCGCCTCCATGAAAGCAAAATAAAAAAGGGAAGCAAGAACCCCTTCGTCGCAATCAAAGTCTACCGACGCTCCATCCTCAGAGGTCCCCCAAGCGCTTCTCACTCCACATCTCTGCATCCGAGCCACCCCAACATCCTCCCAATCCTAGACATCCTCCACAACGAACGTCGCGAGCTCTGTCTTGTAATGCCATACTGCGCCGGAGGCGATCTGAATAGCCTCCTATCCCGTAAGGGTCCTCTCCCAACCCAAGAGGCGGATTGCATAATAACCCAGATCCTGCGTGCGCTCGCCTTCCTACATGATCACGGTACAACACATCGTGATGTCCGCCTCGAGACAGTCCTTCTCACGGCCAACGGAGCTGTGAAGCTAGCCGGCTTTGGCGATGGACATGTCCGGCGGATCTGGGAGGAGTCCGCTGAGGCCAGGGCTGGAGGAATGCTTCCCTCGCAAACACAGCCACCTACACAAAGTATATGGTCATTGGCGCTATCGTGGCCGCTGATTTTAATATGTCGATCGTATCGTCAACGTTCTGAGTCTTCTTCTGGAAATCGGAGTCAGGCTTTGATGGCGAACTCACCCACTGCGTCGTTTGTGGGAATGAGGCTCCCGTATATTCCTCCGGAAGAATTCAAGCTTCATGTTCCACCATATTGTCATGGTGACCACAGCCATCGTGGTGAATGTGATTCTCGTCCTGCCGATGTATGGGCCACGGCTATCGTTTACATGGCGCTCGTCACCGATCGGATTTTGTGGCGTAGTGCACGTCCTCATCAGGAGGATGGGCGGTATCTGGATTATCTTCATTCTCGCTGTGGGGAGGATGGATACCCACCGATCGAGACTCTGGGCCAAGTAGGTTATAGCATGGTTTGGGGTCCTGGCGCAGAAGAAAGGTCGCTAAAATCTTAG